AAATCTTTAAACTTAACCCATGACGCTATAACTGACTTAATACACCTAAAAATAGGCAGACTTCCCCTGTGTAGAGTTTACAAGTAGTTATCAAGCTGTCAAGGTTCATTATTAGTTGTTACTCAAGCTGTATACATAGCTTACTAGGTGAAAGCAATATTTTGTTAAAATATAGTAATTATGTGGCTTTAAGCCACTTTCATGGAGTTACCATGAATAATCTAGGCTTATATATCAAAATGAATAAAAAAATCAGCCCGTAGCTATCCCGGACTGACTTTCAATAAATAATCTTATATTAAACTACATCATTCAATACTTACCATGCTATGATTTGTCTTATAAAACGCCGCTCTTGATAACTTACTCTTTTCTAAATACCCGTTTTTTTCAAGATTAGCCAAAACTTTCTTTCTAAAATATGTTGAATCACTGATTTCCAAGTATTCCACTATCTCAGAGACCTTATGTGCTCTATGATAACAAAATGACAGTACCTTTTTATCAAGCTCCGTCCCTTGTGGAACAGGCTGAAAGCTAATATTTGGTACATCATTATTTTCAATACCTCTATCATATGTCAGATCCGGCAATACCAATGTAAAGTGGTCGGACTTTGAATAAATATATGGCTTATGTACTTCATCCGCCGACTTATACTCCTCTACTATCTTATCAAAGCCTGTACCTGCCGCCTCCATTACATTACATAAAACTAAAACTCCTGATATTATTTCATTTCTTCTCTTTGAAATAATTGTAGATAAATCATATGTTTTGCCAAGTTTCTCACCTCTGTAAAAACCTCCGGGTGATGATATTTCCAATCTGTCCTTAAACATATCGACTTGAATTTGTGTTCCGTCCAGATAATAATCTCTATGAGCAATTGCATTTATTACACCTTCAAATAGGGCCCTTGCCGGATATGAATCAATATCTACTCTACCTTCATCCAGCTTTATAATACTATGATTCATTCTTTGATTTACAAAGTCAATAATATAACTTATACTCGCTATTACATTCCCTTTAAAGCGATTAATAGTAACGACTCTGTCGCTCCCCTTATTTGATCCGGAAAATACGGAGCACTGTACATCGGTTTTGTTACCCTTATAATCATCTTGAAATAAAACTGCACCGTTAGACAAATAACCTTCTTCATTAAAAAATCCTAATGACTGTAATGCCTTATCTTTCAAAGTCTTACCATTATTATATTTCTTATAGAACTCTCTAAGCATTGAAAAATTTTCAGGATTATATTTAATGTCAGATATTAAGATATCATATTGTGTATTTTTACTTCTTACACTCATATCTATGATTTCTTCATAAGTTGCTCCATTTGTAAATCCGTCACGCCTCATAAAAATAGCCGGAATATTTTTATATTTTAGAATTACGGGCTTTATAGTAGATTCTTCTATACTCACCTTTATTATAAATCGTTCATTTCCACGCATCTCATAACTTAAAAACGAAATTTTCATTTGTGGTCTTGGTGTCAAATGCTCATTTACCTGATTATTAAAATAATTTCTTTCATTATCAGCTGCTTTCCTGTCAAAACCTATCAGTTTATTAGTCTTATCCTCAACTCCGATATAGAAATCTCCACCTGATGTATTTGCAAATCCGGCAATACTTTTAAGCCAACCAACGACATCTTCTCTGTTTAAAACTGCTTTACACTCAAGCTTATCACTTTCCGGCCTTATATCACCTGTTATCTCCTCCAAAAACATATTCTACACTCCTTGTTTGAACTACTTCAATGTTACTTCATTATAACTTCAAAGTCAACTTCAATATCACTTCAAACAAACTTCAATTTACATTGAAGTAATTTAAACTTAGCCCGACTTACTGTTATGCATAAAAAATCAGCCCGGGGAATCACCCCGGACTGACTGTAAGTATATATCTCTATTAATCATCTACCTCTACACTGCTGGAGACTATAGCTTCGTTTGAAACATTGATATCATATTCATATTCCAAGTTTCCAACTTTGAACTCGATCTCATAAACTTTAACACCATTTTCATAATCAAGTTTAGCCTTTTTAAATCTTGCCGATCCGACTCCTGCGTGTGAAAGTGCTATCTGCTTTGCTCTTTCTACCGAAATCTCTGAAGTTTGAGTATTAGCCGCTGCTGTACTTGGCTGTGTAGGAATAACATAGTTCTCAAGCTCAAGTTCCACTTTAACAAAAGTCACGTCCTTTTCCGCCAATTTTGCGTGTGCAAGCGCAATTCTTTTAGCCTCATCAGCTGTTATTTTCTTTGTTGCTTTATATGATTTGGATACTTTTGACTTGGCAACAAAGCTGCTTCTATAATATGGAACACCTGTCATTCCTGCTACAAATAACATGCAAGTTACTGTAGCCGCACCTATAAAACCTTTACTTAATTTATTAAACTTTTTCATATTTTCCATCCTTTCCGTGTATAGTGAAAATAATTTTACCAATCTGTTAATACAAGCGTTTTTTCAAAAGGTCATGAGTTCTTAGTAAATTTATCATCCACCGTCGACGTTTATATGGATAATACTGTCTTTTTTAAGTTCTCTTATTTACCCTTTCACTATATTAATGCACGAGGATAGCATTTTATTGCATTGTTTTTAAATTTTTTTATTTTTTCAATATTATAGCTTTTATCCCCCCTCATAAGATATTACATAATGCATATTTTCAGGTGTTGTAATTTTAATATCTTCTACTTCAAATTTCCCGGTTAATCCGTCTGCCATAGCTGTTTGATGGAAATGCGATAAAGCTATACCAAGATCCAAATGTTTTATCTTTCTCATATCTTCATTTATATTGTTCTTATAATCGCAAAAGAAGTGGAATTTGTTTCCTTCCTTTACTACAGCCCAAGGTTGAGCATTTGTAGAGCTTGGTGCCAATCTTAGCATTTCAAGTGACTGTTCATATGTTCCTGCATCATCCTTTGATAAGGGATGAGCAAAATCATTTAAGAAAAAGATTTTCTCCCAAGCCTTTCTGTTTTTTGAACCAAGCCCTACTCTTGTAAGTTTTTCTACAAGTGATTTCTTTTCGGAAGGATATCCTATCGGGCTGATGCATGGAAACAGATCATCTGAAGAAATTTCCATTACCTTTTCAAAGTTCTTTCTGCTGAAAGTCGCAGCAAGCCAGACTGTTCCAAGTCCCATCTGTGTAGCATTCAGTACCAAATTTTCAAATTGATATCCTACCGCCTCCATTGCAAATGGTTCA
This region of Lachnospiraceae bacterium oral taxon 096 genomic DNA includes:
- a CDS encoding putative DNA binding domain-containing protein encodes the protein MFLEEITGDIRPESDKLECKAVLNREDVVGWLKSIAGFANTSGGDFYIGVEDKTNKLIGFDRKAADNERNYFNNQVNEHLTPRPQMKISFLSYEMRGNERFIIKVSIEESTIKPVILKYKNIPAIFMRRDGFTNGATYEEIIDMSVRSKNTQYDILISDIKYNPENFSMLREFYKKYNNGKTLKDKALQSLGFFNEEGYLSNGAVLFQDDYKGNKTDVQCSVFSGSNKGSDRVVTINRFKGNVIASISYIIDFVNQRMNHSIIKLDEGRVDIDSYPARALFEGVINAIAHRDYYLDGTQIQVDMFKDRLEISSPGGFYRGEKLGKTYDLSTIISKRRNEIISGVLVLCNVMEAAGTGFDKIVEEYKSADEVHKPYIYSKSDHFTLVLPDLTYDRGIENNDVPNISFQPVPQGTELDKKVLSFCYHRAHKVSEIVEYLEISDSTYFRKKVLANLEKNGYLEKSKLSRAAFYKTNHSMVSIE
- a CDS encoding nitroreductase; translated protein: MQFKEVDKLDIDVKEAVKKRVSTRSFEDKSLSKDDKNRLLEINNGLTNPFDVNVKVQYISKDSGADGVQLGTYGTIKGAKDYLAITVKDEPFAMEAVGYQFENLVLNATQMGLGTVWLAATFSRKNFEKVMEISSDDLFPCISPIGYPSEKKSLVEKLTRVGLGSKNRKAWEKIFFLNDFAHPLSKDDAGTYEQSLEMLRLAPSSTNAQPWAVVKEGNKFHFFCDYKNNINEDMRKIKHLDLGIALSHFHQTAMADGLTGKFEVEDIKITTPENMHYVISYEGG
- a CDS encoding PepSY domain-containing protein, giving the protein MKKFNKLSKGFIGAATVTCMLFVAGMTGVPYYRSSFVAKSKVSKSYKATKKITADEAKRIALAHAKLAEKDVTFVKVELELENYVIPTQPSTAAANTQTSEISVERAKQIALSHAGVGSARFKKAKLDYENGVKVYEIEFKVGNLEYEYDINVSNEAIVSSSVEVDD